In the Verrucomicrobiia bacterium genome, one interval contains:
- a CDS encoding DUF1428 domain-containing protein codes for MSKYIDGFVLVVPKGKAEAYKKMTEEGRDSWMKHGALQYFECKGDDLKQEEMGDEKSRSFSEMTGAEDGDDVWFSFIVFESKEHRDEVNKKVMDEMDEAYQEQSDFVSPFEMSKLARGGFEVVVEAQKA; via the coding sequence ATGTCTAAGTATATCGATGGCTTTGTACTAGTCGTACCAAAAGGCAAAGCTGAAGCGTACAAAAAAATGACCGAAGAAGGACGAGATTCATGGATGAAGCACGGTGCGCTTCAGTATTTTGAGTGCAAAGGGGATGACCTTAAGCAAGAGGAGATGGGCGACGAAAAATCCCGTTCTTTTAGCGAAATGACCGGCGCAGAAGATGGAGACGATGTGTGGTTCTCTTTTATTGTGTTTGAATCCAAGGAACACCGCGATGAGGTAAATAAAAAGGTAATGGACGAGATGGATGAGGCCTACCAAGAACAAAGCGATTTCGTATCGCCGTTTGAAATGAGCAAGCTAGCGCGCGGTGGATTTGAGGTTGTGGTTGAGGCGCAAAAAGCTTGA
- a CDS encoding PadR family transcriptional regulator, with protein MDNITEMLKGVLEGCVLEVISRQPTYGYDITQQLRKLGFTDIVEGTVYTILVRLEKNKLVAIEKKPSEIGPPRKFYSLTKTGQKELRTFWDKWNFVSSKINELRSN; from the coding sequence TTGGATAATATTACAGAAATGCTAAAAGGAGTCCTCGAAGGCTGTGTGCTCGAAGTCATTAGCCGACAACCAACGTATGGCTACGACATCACTCAGCAGCTGCGGAAGCTCGGCTTCACCGATATTGTTGAGGGGACAGTTTACACGATTTTAGTGCGGCTTGAGAAAAACAAGCTTGTAGCTATTGAAAAAAAACCATCAGAAATTGGTCCGCCGCGTAAGTTTTATAGTCTCACTAAGACTGGTCAAAAAGAACTTCGAACCTTTTGGGATAAATGGAATTTCGTATCATCAAAAATTAATGAACTAAGGAGTAACTAA
- a CDS encoding DUF1048 domain-containing protein produces MGKIIDTIIGDLNEKKKYRAVEKRAKALPAEYAEAYKKIKHYLWSTSGILTIDPPVSLVDMLEEAAADGRRVIDITGPDVAAFADEFVRGESSYNDQQRKKLNDKLSK; encoded by the coding sequence ATGGGAAAAATTATCGATACAATCATCGGCGATCTTAACGAGAAGAAAAAATACCGGGCAGTTGAAAAACGTGCCAAGGCATTGCCCGCCGAGTATGCCGAAGCCTACAAAAAGATCAAACACTATCTCTGGAGCACATCTGGCATATTAACGATCGATCCACCGGTGTCATTAGTAGATATGCTCGAAGAAGCTGCTGCCGATGGCAGGCGAGTCATTGACATCACCGGGCCTGACGTTGCGGCTTTCGCGGATGAATTTGTTCGTGGTGAAAGCTCATATAACGACCAGCAGCGCAAAAAATTAAACGACAAGTTAAGTAAATAG
- the cyaB gene encoding class IV adenylate cyclase → MIEIERKFRISPEQKAAIEKYFKNNGSDLVPVHQIDQVFLQGINSFKDFKSGKPVARLRTVDNKTQLTYKRAINDAGDTLEHELGVESADTMQKILEEMGYQQVTLVDKTRIEMKQGRLTLVLDEVARLGSFLEIELLAEQADTGGAEEQILQSAAQFGLTAANIEPKKYDQLLGSLPA, encoded by the coding sequence ATGATTGAAATTGAACGCAAATTCCGTATCTCGCCCGAGCAAAAAGCCGCTATTGAAAAGTATTTCAAAAATAACGGCAGCGACCTCGTGCCAGTCCACCAAATCGATCAAGTCTTTTTGCAAGGCATTAATTCGTTCAAAGATTTTAAGTCTGGTAAGCCAGTTGCTCGGCTCCGTACGGTCGATAATAAAACGCAGTTAACGTATAAAAGGGCAATTAACGATGCCGGCGATACGCTAGAGCATGAGCTTGGCGTAGAATCAGCCGATACAATGCAAAAAATTCTCGAAGAGATGGGCTATCAGCAGGTTACGCTTGTAGATAAAACCAGAATTGAGATGAAACAAGGCAGGCTGACACTTGTTTTGGACGAGGTTGCCCGCCTCGGGAGCTTTTTAGAAATTGAACTATTAGCCGAGCAGGCCGACACGGGCGGCGCGGAAGAGCAAATTCTTCAGTCTGCAGCACAGTTCGGACTAACCGCAGCCAATATCGAGCCAAAGAAGTATGACCAGCTTCTTGGCTCTTTACCTGCATAA
- a CDS encoding VOC family protein, which produces MQKVKTYLWFEKDAEAAMNFYVEIFNGAPEKKAESKVVSLSRYPEGPLEGPMVGLEGKVANGAFMLAGNEFIAFDGGPQFKFNEAISLFVDCDTQKEVDYYWEKLSAVPEAEACGWLKDKFGLSWQIVPKALGQLMSDPDAEKAGRVMQAMLQMKKLDIAQLQAAHDDK; this is translated from the coding sequence ATGCAAAAAGTCAAAACATACTTATGGTTCGAAAAAGACGCCGAAGCGGCGATGAATTTTTACGTCGAAATATTTAATGGTGCGCCAGAAAAGAAGGCTGAATCAAAAGTAGTAAGCCTCAGCCGCTACCCAGAAGGTCCGCTCGAAGGGCCGATGGTTGGCTTAGAAGGGAAGGTCGCCAACGGCGCATTTATGCTTGCCGGTAATGAATTTATTGCGTTTGATGGCGGCCCACAGTTTAAATTTAACGAAGCTATTTCGCTGTTTGTCGATTGTGACACCCAGAAAGAAGTAGATTATTACTGGGAAAAGCTGAGCGCCGTACCCGAGGCCGAAGCCTGTGGCTGGCTAAAAGATAAATTTGGCTTGTCGTGGCAAATTGTTCCTAAAGCTCTGGGGCAATTGATGAGCGACCCCGATGCTGAAAAAGCTGGCCGGGTTATGCAGGCAATGCTGCAGATGAAAAAGCTAGATATTGCTCAATTACAAGCCGCGCACGACGACAAGTAA
- a CDS encoding Hsp20 family protein encodes MSNLMKWDPFAELSALQKQLFGDDWFTPTRGVNIPTTDVYTHEDKELVVEAHLPNFDEKDVDVHVENGALVIQAESHQKEEDKKKKYVVRESSSSFIAAFSCLNGHLKMVLKPI; translated from the coding sequence ATGAGCAATCTTATGAAATGGGATCCATTTGCAGAGCTCAGTGCTCTACAAAAACAACTCTTTGGCGATGATTGGTTCACACCAACGCGCGGAGTGAACATCCCTACCACCGATGTGTATACCCACGAGGATAAAGAGTTGGTAGTGGAAGCCCACCTTCCTAACTTCGACGAAAAAGACGTCGATGTGCACGTTGAAAACGGCGCCTTAGTAATTCAGGCCGAAAGCCACCAAAAGGAAGAAGATAAAAAGAAGAAGTATGTAGTACGCGAAAGCTCAAGCAGCTTTATCGCCGCATTCAGCTGCCTGAACGGGCACTTGAAGATGGTATTAAAGCCGATATGA
- a CDS encoding ATP-grasp domain-containing protein, translated as MSAQPATTKINRPVAIAIFCRELKAGGDPFSSDYYWQAYQDLLLALKKHGAAAYLTTDNNSYRGFGRFQAAYTIDAKTTLDNLTKVEDVQVDVVFDRGGFIGRDVLTINPPIITKIASSKIEMYKHFKEHQPNSYIGHNKKQVAKAADKLPSEKVVVKEPEGSGGNEVYIGEKEDVLAELPNKFPVLVQEFMDTSTGVPGKVEGVHDVRLAICGGEIINYNIRSAQEGKLLANIAQGGEIMYYDVSEAPAELIALAKKIDAHFKDLPRYYSIDFMNTPDGWKMVELNSYLGLGPVSNGIHAERTLNRLADYLVAQATQVANSH; from the coding sequence GTGTCCGCTCAGCCAGCTACCACCAAAATTAACCGACCAGTTGCAATCGCTATTTTTTGTCGTGAGTTAAAGGCTGGGGGTGATCCATTTTCAAGTGATTACTACTGGCAGGCCTATCAAGACCTTTTGTTGGCTTTAAAGAAACACGGTGCGGCGGCATATTTAACCACCGATAACAATTCTTACCGTGGATTCGGCCGGTTTCAAGCTGCGTATACCATCGACGCCAAAACTACTCTCGACAACCTTACCAAAGTAGAAGATGTGCAGGTCGATGTCGTTTTCGACCGCGGCGGCTTTATTGGACGCGATGTTTTAACTATTAACCCGCCGATTATCACCAAAATTGCCTCCAGCAAAATTGAAATGTATAAGCACTTCAAAGAGCACCAGCCAAATTCCTACATTGGCCACAACAAAAAACAAGTTGCAAAAGCCGCCGATAAACTACCCAGCGAAAAAGTTGTGGTCAAAGAGCCCGAAGGCAGCGGCGGCAACGAGGTCTATATTGGCGAAAAAGAAGATGTACTGGCCGAATTACCCAATAAGTTTCCGGTGTTAGTGCAGGAATTCATGGATACTTCTACCGGTGTGCCGGGAAAAGTTGAAGGCGTACATGATGTACGACTAGCAATTTGCGGCGGCGAAATTATTAACTACAATATTCGCAGCGCCCAAGAAGGTAAATTACTGGCTAACATAGCTCAGGGCGGCGAAATTATGTATTATGACGTCAGCGAAGCACCCGCCGAGCTTATTGCGCTAGCAAAAAAGATTGATGCTCATTTTAAAGACCTGCCGCGATACTACTCAATCGACTTTATGAATACGCCAGACGGCTGGAAGATGGTAGAACTAAACTCGTATCTTGGGTTAGGACCAGTTTCAAATGGAATACACGCCGAAAGAACGCTTAATCGGCTGGCTGATTACTTAGTAGCCCAAGCCACCCAAGTCGCAAACTCACACTAG
- a CDS encoding NUDIX hydrolase — protein MTKQDDNPWRTLDSRIMYQNPWMTVHEDKVLTPSGKEGIYGFIESKPGVFIIALTEDNKIYLIESFRYPTQKWQWELPTGGIEEGATPLESAKNELAEELGMTAENWIRVNTFGPSSNGFMNDVQEVFVAEGLHRSEEKHFEEFEAIRAAKAVTVEEIMTMIKNGRLTDGQTLAALMQFFTWREH, from the coding sequence ATGACAAAACAAGACGACAATCCCTGGCGAACCCTCGATAGCAGAATAATGTATCAGAACCCTTGGATGACAGTGCACGAGGACAAAGTACTGACGCCAAGCGGCAAGGAAGGTATTTACGGCTTTATAGAAAGTAAGCCAGGAGTATTTATTATAGCTCTGACTGAGGATAACAAGATTTATCTTATTGAATCGTTCCGCTATCCTACACAAAAATGGCAGTGGGAATTACCTACCGGCGGTATTGAAGAAGGTGCGACACCTTTGGAATCAGCCAAAAACGAGCTTGCCGAAGAACTCGGTATGACTGCTGAAAACTGGATTCGTGTAAACACCTTTGGACCATCTTCCAACGGCTTTATGAATGACGTACAGGAAGTATTTGTAGCCGAAGGACTCCACAGGAGTGAGGAAAAACATTTCGAAGAATTCGAAGCTATCCGTGCAGCCAAAGCTGTAACAGTCGAAGAAATTATGACTATGATCAAAAATGGTAGGCTTACTGATGGTCAAACGCTTGCCGCACTGATGCAGTTTTTTACGTGGCGCGAACATTAA
- a CDS encoding NUDIX hydrolase, giving the protein MRIHPKLNEIDDCLYRVAARVLIVQAKKVLLIKEAAEGWWAVPGGGVDHGETIEVAIMREIEEELGAPASEVSSDFRIVHYDIGNVVDAVPRMNLFFKASVPEVSFKKTDHVSEWRWCTKDEFLQQELHPSYDKIVLSEVIWG; this is encoded by the coding sequence ATGCGTATACATCCCAAACTAAATGAGATTGATGACTGCCTCTACCGGGTGGCTGCTAGAGTGCTGATTGTGCAGGCAAAAAAAGTTTTATTGATCAAAGAAGCTGCAGAAGGCTGGTGGGCAGTTCCCGGTGGCGGCGTGGATCACGGAGAAACGATAGAAGTGGCAATTATGCGCGAAATTGAGGAGGAACTAGGCGCACCCGCAAGCGAAGTGTCGTCAGATTTCCGGATTGTGCATTACGATATTGGCAATGTGGTTGATGCTGTGCCGCGGATGAACCTATTTTTTAAAGCATCTGTGCCTGAAGTGTCATTCAAAAAAACTGATCATGTTTCAGAGTGGCGGTGGTGTACAAAAGATGAATTTCTCCAGCAAGAATTGCATCCTTCTTACGATAAAATTGTACTGAGCGAGGTAATTTGGGGATAA
- a CDS encoding VOC family protein, whose translation MADKVTWFELPADDTARAGAFYATVFGWDTPDMGGGSMMAITTPSDEEGAPLAAGAINGDISPRSQAFDKPLIVITVEDIEAKIKAVEAAGGKVALAPEKMEGMDLIWAIITDTEGNNIGVVQEV comes from the coding sequence ATGGCAGATAAAGTAACGTGGTTTGAGCTACCGGCCGATGACACTGCGCGAGCAGGCGCGTTTTACGCTACTGTTTTTGGTTGGGATACACCTGACATGGGCGGCGGAAGCATGATGGCCATTACTACCCCTAGCGACGAAGAAGGCGCACCCTTAGCTGCCGGTGCAATTAATGGTGATATATCGCCGCGCAGCCAAGCCTTCGATAAACCCCTTATCGTGATTACTGTCGAAGACATCGAAGCTAAAATTAAAGCCGTTGAAGCCGCCGGTGGCAAGGTGGCATTAGCTCCCGAAAAAATGGAGGGTATGGACCTTATTTGGGCAATCATCACCGACACTGAAGGTAATAATATTGGCGTCGTTCAGGAAGTATAA
- a CDS encoding sodium/glutamate symporter — translation MHPLFQSIVVLVIILAVARFIKRGSGVLQKFFIPSALVAGVLGLVFGPQVLGTIPEEITAYWATWPKYLITVVFAGLFLGKVIPGRKEIWKVSGPMIAFGNSLAWGQYVLGILVTMLFLTPVFGTSPLAGALIEISFEGGHGTAAGLAPTFEQLGWKEGTDIALGLATVSIVAAIIIGIFFVNWHSRRGGGNYIDPEVQRKQRQQMIRSGYNLITFGRKLRATPRAIAINVAAFAIAIGIGWVLLQLLIIIEAALLGGITDIRFFTHLPLFPLAMIGGLIVQMILRKFGKQTLIQRRTAEIISTLALDILIASAIATVSLSAIGSNLPVFITFALLGIGWIVFGFLVLAPRMFSSFWFEKGLTNMGQSMGMTATGLLLGRLADPSNKSHSRETFGYKQLAFEPFMGGGIVTAGSVIALHEFGQIPVLIGVSLITVFWIWLGIRLGKKRPVLPATAHRHDS, via the coding sequence ATGCATCCGCTGTTTCAAAGTATTGTTGTTTTGGTGATCATCCTAGCGGTCGCGCGTTTTATTAAACGCGGCTCTGGGGTGCTACAAAAATTCTTTATTCCCAGTGCATTAGTTGCCGGGGTGTTGGGGCTGGTTTTTGGACCGCAAGTTTTAGGCACGATCCCCGAGGAGATTACCGCCTACTGGGCAACATGGCCTAAATACCTAATTACAGTAGTATTTGCCGGGTTGTTTTTAGGTAAAGTTATTCCTGGCCGCAAAGAAATTTGGAAAGTTTCAGGGCCAATGATTGCTTTTGGCAACAGCCTCGCCTGGGGGCAATACGTGCTGGGTATTCTGGTGACTATGTTGTTTTTGACCCCGGTTTTTGGCACAAGCCCCCTGGCGGGCGCACTGATTGAGATCAGTTTTGAGGGTGGGCACGGTACGGCTGCCGGTTTGGCGCCTACCTTTGAGCAGTTAGGCTGGAAAGAAGGCACCGATATTGCTTTGGGGTTAGCAACCGTGAGTATTGTTGCAGCAATTATAATTGGTATTTTCTTTGTGAACTGGCATAGCCGCCGCGGCGGAGGGAACTATATCGACCCAGAGGTGCAGCGAAAACAGCGCCAACAAATGATTCGCAGTGGCTATAATCTAATTACCTTTGGTCGAAAGCTGCGGGCAACCCCACGAGCGATTGCGATAAACGTCGCTGCTTTTGCTATCGCTATTGGCATTGGCTGGGTGCTACTGCAGCTACTGATAATTATTGAAGCTGCGTTGCTCGGCGGCATAACTGACATTCGCTTCTTCACGCATTTACCGCTCTTTCCACTGGCAATGATTGGTGGACTGATTGTCCAAATGATACTGCGCAAATTTGGCAAACAAACCTTGATTCAGCGCCGCACCGCCGAGATTATTAGTACTTTGGCGCTCGACATTTTAATAGCCAGCGCCATCGCCACAGTGTCGTTAAGCGCTATTGGCAGCAACCTGCCGGTATTCATTACGTTCGCACTCCTGGGGATTGGCTGGATTGTGTTTGGCTTTTTGGTTTTAGCGCCACGCATGTTTAGCAGCTTTTGGTTTGAGAAAGGCCTTACTAACATGGGGCAGTCCATGGGTATGACTGCCACAGGGTTGTTGCTTGGTCGACTTGCCGACCCGAGCAACAAATCACATAGCCGCGAAACGTTTGGCTACAAACAATTAGCGTTCGAACCCTTCATGGGTGGGGGTATCGTGACGGCTGGTTCGGTTATTGCTCTGCACGAATTTGGCCAAATTCCGGTATTGATTGGCGTGAGCCTCATAACGGTTTTCTGGATTTGGCTAGGAATACGCCTTGGGAAAAAGCGCCCAGTTTTACCGGCGACTGCGCACAGGCACGATTCGTAA
- a CDS encoding VOC family protein, whose protein sequence is MNVVFVDDFDDLVAQTSERGLEPTARETYGNGVRKAAYQDPEGNKIEFGDAPIAS, encoded by the coding sequence ATGAATGTGGTATTTGTAGATGATTTTGATGATCTTGTAGCCCAAACCAGCGAACGAGGCCTCGAGCCAACCGCACGAGAAACATATGGTAACGGCGTGCGCAAGGCAGCTTACCAAGACCCTGAAGGGAATAAAATTGAGTTTGGTGACGCGCCGATAGCGAGTTAA
- a CDS encoding helix-turn-helix transcriptional regulator, whose translation MAIVVNLDVMLARRKMSLTELSQKVGITMANLSILKNGKAKAVRLSTLAAICEALDCQPGDILEYRQG comes from the coding sequence ATGGCAATAGTAGTAAATCTTGATGTAATGCTCGCTAGGCGAAAAATGAGCCTAACCGAGCTTTCCCAAAAAGTTGGCATCACCATGGCGAATCTTTCAATACTTAAAAACGGTAAAGCTAAGGCCGTGCGGCTATCGACACTAGCCGCAATTTGCGAAGCACTCGATTGTCAACCTGGGGATATCCTAGAATACCGCCAGGGATAA
- a CDS encoding RNA ligase: MRQLYITRGIPGSGKSTFIQENNLEAYTVSPDTIRLVLGSPVLDTKGRLVMPSKDDATVWKLLRESIETRMARGELIIIDATHTLPRYFHDYAKLARTYRYKLFAIDFADVPLEICKQRNKTRASYKVVDDKVLETMHARLQNFTIPKGYTVIKPDEVKATLEYTPTDLSQYTRIHHIGDIQGCYTPLRQYFDEHPFRDDEYYIFTGDLLDRGSENAEVLTYICEQFVDKPNVAFIEGNHDLYIWKWLTHQPITSREFNGRTRGQLESAAIDKPAVSRLLRSMRECFLYTYHEKQVLVSHAGVSALPENLKLLSSEQYIRGAGSYGEVGLVDDAFVANTNNSTYQVHGHRNQQNYPTQYNERTFNLEGKVEFGGDLRVVQLSSAGFKVVEISNQSSELTLHPENAPLVHQLRTNRYITEKTLPGNISSFHFKPEVFYEKKWTKQTITARGLFVNTLTNEIVIRAYDKFFNINERRDTELPALKEKLAFPVKAWVKENGYLGLVGYDAVSGDLIFASKSTTESEFAGWFKQLFMKRFGKHEAAIKQYLARQNACLVFEVMLPNLDPHIIDYTEDHLVLLDIVKRQANFEALPDVERENFAASINAASKRLAAEFANWDEFQTWHDHLKGLEFQLEGSHVEGFVIEDAHHFLVKVKLDFYSFWKQLRTALEAIKNGKQPKVKPESEYPEAAEEVITFMQSLPPEEIAKDTIIDIRRKFLLAQEDKGSESP; this comes from the coding sequence ATGAGACAACTTTATATAACCCGCGGCATTCCCGGATCCGGCAAGAGCACTTTTATTCAGGAAAACAATCTTGAAGCATATACCGTTTCGCCCGATACCATACGCCTCGTTCTAGGCTCGCCGGTACTTGATACAAAAGGCCGTCTAGTCATGCCGTCTAAAGACGACGCGACGGTTTGGAAACTGCTGCGCGAATCAATTGAAACCCGCATGGCGCGGGGCGAGCTTATTATTATTGATGCCACCCACACTCTGCCCCGCTATTTCCACGATTACGCTAAACTCGCCCGAACCTACCGCTACAAACTTTTTGCGATCGATTTTGCTGACGTTCCGCTTGAAATCTGCAAACAGCGCAATAAAACACGAGCAAGCTATAAGGTGGTCGATGATAAAGTGCTTGAAACTATGCACGCCCGGCTACAGAATTTCACCATTCCAAAAGGTTATACGGTTATAAAACCAGATGAAGTAAAGGCCACCTTAGAATACACTCCAACTGATCTTAGTCAGTACACCCGTATTCATCATATTGGCGACATTCAGGGCTGCTATACGCCGCTGCGGCAATATTTCGACGAACACCCGTTTCGCGATGATGAATACTACATATTTACCGGCGATCTGCTCGATCGCGGCTCAGAGAATGCCGAGGTGCTGACCTACATTTGCGAGCAATTTGTCGATAAACCGAATGTGGCGTTTATTGAGGGCAATCACGACCTCTATATCTGGAAATGGCTGACCCACCAGCCCATCACTTCACGCGAATTTAACGGCCGAACACGCGGTCAGCTAGAAAGCGCCGCCATCGACAAGCCCGCGGTGAGTCGTCTGCTTCGTAGTATGCGCGAATGCTTCTTGTACACCTACCACGAAAAACAGGTGTTAGTATCCCACGCCGGTGTTAGCGCCCTGCCCGAAAATCTCAAGTTGCTCTCGAGTGAACAATATATCCGCGGCGCGGGGTCTTACGGCGAGGTCGGGCTGGTTGACGACGCCTTTGTCGCCAACACCAACAACTCCACTTACCAGGTTCACGGCCACCGCAATCAGCAAAATTACCCTACCCAGTACAATGAGCGTACCTTTAATTTAGAAGGTAAAGTTGAGTTTGGCGGCGATTTACGAGTGGTTCAGCTAAGTAGCGCTGGCTTTAAAGTAGTTGAGATTTCAAACCAGTCATCCGAACTAACCCTTCACCCAGAAAATGCACCGCTAGTGCACCAATTGCGTACCAATCGTTATATAACTGAAAAAACACTGCCTGGCAACATCAGCTCGTTCCACTTTAAACCGGAGGTATTTTACGAAAAAAAATGGACCAAACAAACCATCACCGCCCGCGGTTTATTTGTGAACACTCTCACCAACGAAATTGTCATACGAGCCTACGACAAATTCTTTAATATTAACGAACGCCGCGATACGGAACTGCCAGCACTAAAAGAAAAGCTCGCCTTCCCGGTAAAAGCCTGGGTTAAAGAAAACGGCTACTTGGGGCTGGTAGGCTACGACGCTGTCTCTGGTGATTTAATTTTTGCTTCAAAATCCACCACCGAAAGTGAATTCGCCGGCTGGTTTAAGCAGCTATTTATGAAGCGGTTTGGCAAGCACGAAGCCGCCATCAAGCAGTACCTTGCCCGCCAAAATGCCTGTTTGGTGTTTGAAGTAATGCTTCCCAACCTCGATCCCCACATCATCGATTACACCGAAGATCATTTGGTGCTGCTCGATATCGTAAAAAGGCAGGCCAATTTCGAAGCTTTACCAGATGTAGAACGAGAAAACTTCGCCGCCTCAATAAACGCCGCTTCTAAACGCCTGGCCGCAGAATTCGCGAATTGGGATGAGTTTCAAACGTGGCACGACCACCTCAAAGGCCTAGAGTTCCAGCTTGAAGGGAGTCATGTGGAAGGGTTTGTGATTGAAGACGCTCACCATTTCCTCGTAAAGGTGAAGCTAGACTTTTATAGTTTTTGGAAACAGCTACGAACCGCACTCGAGGCGATTAAAAATGGCAAACAGCCAAAGGTAAAACCAGAATCCGAGTACCCAGAAGCCGCCGAAGAAGTCATTACATTTATGCAGTCGCTGCCACCTGAAGAAATCGCCAAAGATACAATCATTGATATCCGGCGGAAGTTCCTGTTGGCTCAAGAAGACAAAGGTAGCGAATCACCCTAG
- a CDS encoding DUF2975 domain-containing protein, translating into MKRGSTIILRATVIFIALIVLALCIFVLPFAIGTDKTGDYRPILFGMYATAIPFFVAIYQALKLLVYIDKNIAFSHAAVQALKGIKYCAVIISAMYAAGMPYIYFVADKDDAPGVIVLGLVITFGSFVIATAAALFQKLFQSAVAIKSENDLTV; encoded by the coding sequence ATGAAACGCGGCTCAACCATCATCTTAAGGGCAACAGTTATTTTTATAGCGCTTATTGTGCTGGCGCTGTGTATCTTTGTTCTACCGTTTGCGATTGGTACCGATAAAACTGGCGATTACCGTCCGATTCTATTTGGGATGTATGCTACAGCGATACCGTTCTTCGTTGCTATTTACCAAGCGCTCAAGTTGCTTGTATATATTGATAAAAACATCGCTTTTTCGCACGCCGCGGTACAAGCCTTAAAAGGTATAAAATACTGCGCAGTTATTATCAGCGCTATGTACGCTGCCGGCATGCCTTACATTTACTTTGTGGCCGATAAAGATGACGCGCCAGGTGTGATTGTGCTTGGCTTGGTGATTACCTTTGGCTCATTTGTCATCGCCACTGCCGCGGCATTGTTTCAAAAGCTTTTTCAGTCGGCAGTGGCGATTAAGTCCGAAAACGATCTAACGGTGTAG